A stretch of the Vitis riparia cultivar Riparia Gloire de Montpellier isolate 1030 chromosome 13, EGFV_Vit.rip_1.0, whole genome shotgun sequence genome encodes the following:
- the LOC117928019 gene encoding probable membrane-associated kinase regulator 4, giving the protein MVFPSSPLHRAQLPISYSRERECEREISEMAIDFHLCDDADEDYIDMEVSSYSNFLCHSISSPPHPREFEFHMSSSSLEREITTSPADELFYKGKLLPLHLPPRLQMVETLLQNSNSAFHDNTDTFRDFYSTPLTTTATTPTTTSTPFESCNISPSESCRVSGELNPDEYFLEYSTDMSSFISDNPKKSWMKKFKLIKQSSFGLKLKASRAYLKSLFGKPGCSDESCVAPARTVDEASGSKAKESLSKYMKAKKNPFGLQKDSYQMSTSDTRSSNKEKINEDGGHHRRSFSGAFKRHLITKSSSSLSSSGSSSSSCSSNANGSHEFQFLKRSSSANSEFECSIQGAIAHCKQSQQLFLSRKTVSEVGFCTLSASRIAVCDDQERPVLCRG; this is encoded by the coding sequence ATGGTCTTCCCTTCCTCCCCTCTTCACAGAGCTCAGCTCCCCATAAGCTActccagagagagagagtgtgagAGAGAGATATCAGAAATGGCCATAGACTTTCATTTATGTGATGATGCAGATGAAGACTACATAGACATGGAAGTCAGTTCATACTCCAACTTCCTCTGTCACTCCATTAGCTCTCCTCCACACCCCAGAGAGTTTGAGTTCCACATGTCATCAAGCTCTCTTGAGAGAGAAATCACAACTTCCCCAGCTGATGAGCTCTTCTACAAAGGGAAGCTCCTTCCTCTTCACCTTCCTCCACGCTTGCAAATGGTGGAAACACTCCTCCAGAACTCCAACTCTGCTTTCCATGACAACACTGATACCTTCAGAGACTTCTATAGCACTCCATTAACCACCACTGCCACCACACCGACTACAACCAGTACCCCATTCGAATCCTGCAATATCTCACCTTCAGAATCTTGCCGGGTTAGTGGAGAACTCAATCCAGATGAGTATTTCTTGGAGTACTCAACTGATATGAGCAGTTTCATCAGTGACAACCCAAAAAAGTCCTGGATGAAAAAGTTTAAGCTCATCAAGCAGTCCTCATTTGGTCTGAAGTTGAAGGCTTCCCGGGCTTATCTCAAGTCCTTGTTTGGTAAACCCGGCTGCTCAGATGAGTCCTGTGTGGCACCTGCAAGGACGGTAGATGAAGCTTCAGGTTCAAAAGCCAAGGAGTCCTTAAGTAAGTACATGAAGGCAAAGAAAAACCCATTTGGACTTCAGAAGGACAGTTACCAGATGTCAACTAGTGACACAAGGAGCTCTAACAAAGAAAAGATCAATGAGGATGGGGGTCACCATAGAAGGTCATTCTCAGGAGCTTTCAAACGGCATTTAATAACCAagtcttcatcttctttatctTCATCTGGATCTTCTTCGTCCTCATGCTCAAGTAATGCAAATGGGTCTCATGAGTTCCAGTTTCTCAAGAGAAGTAGCAGCGCAAACTCAGAGTTTGAGTGCTCAATTCAGGGAGCAATCGCTCATTGCAAACAGTCTCAGCAGCTGTTCCTATCAAGAAAGACTGT